Genomic window (Pseudomonadota bacterium):
TCTGGACTTTATCATTGCCACCAAGATTCCGGAACAGATCGACACCATTGACTACAAAGGGCTCTTCACCAACGGCTGGTTCCTGGTCCCCTACCTGGCCATGATCGGCTGGAACGTTTATAAGCAGCAGGTCACCTCCCTGGTCCTCATTATTCTCTTTACCGGAAGCTGGGCCTTTTTCGGTACCCCGATGATGCAGGAGATGATTGGCCAGGAAGAGATGCAGCTTGATGCGGTCCTGCCGCTGGTGGCCGGCGCCTGTGTGGTGCTGGGAATCGCCATCTATGTCTTTCTCTTCAAGGGGGATTGAGCCTCTTTCAGAGCCCCCATGCCGCCCGAACAACAACCTTAACCCTGCTTTTCTGCTCCCGGACCCATGTCGGAACGCATCAACGAGATCTATCGCCGCCTCCTGGACCACTTCGGCCCCCAGGGCTGGTGGCCCGGCGAGACCCCCTTCGAAGTCATGGTGGGAGCGGTTCTGACCCAGAACACCAACTGGGGCAATGTCGAGAAAGCGATCACCAATCTGAAGAACGCGGGGTTTCTCTCTCTTGAAGCCCTCGCCGACCTCGACCGGAATGTTCTTGCCGAACTGATCAGACCGTCCGGCTATTACAACCTCAAAGCAAAACGGCTCAAAAACCTGCTCGCCGCCATTACCGAAAATGAGGGAGATCTTGATGATTATTTCGCCTGTGATCTTGAAACATTGCGGGAAAAACTGCTTCAGGTCAAAGGAATCGGCCCGGAGACGGCCGATTCAATCATCCTCTACGCCGCCGAAAAACCAAGCTTTGTGGTTGATGCCTACACCGTCAGAATTCTACGCCGGCATGATCTGGTCTGGGAGGAGGCGGATTATCACGAGATCAGGGAACTGTTCATGGACTCCCTGCCGGAAGACACAGCGCTCTACAACGAATATCATGCCCTGATCGTAAAAACCGCCAAAGAATTCTGCCTGAAAAACAACCCCCGCTGTGAAGAGTGCCCCCTGAAAGGCATTTAAAAGCGCAGCTCGCACCAGTCTCGATTCTGAGCTTCCGCAACATCCCGGTTATGCAGAAAACCCTGGTGGGTATCGACCCCTTTCCGCAAAGCAGGATCAGAGTCGACCGCCTCTATTAAACCCCGGTTCGCTATCTGCAGCACGTACGGCAAGGTAACCCTGGTCAATCCGGAGGTGGAGGTCCGGGGGACTGCGCCCGGCATATTG
Coding sequences:
- a CDS encoding endonuclease III domain-containing protein, translated to MSERINEIYRRLLDHFGPQGWWPGETPFEVMVGAVLTQNTNWGNVEKAITNLKNAGFLSLEALADLDRNVLAELIRPSGYYNLKAKRLKNLLAAITENEGDLDDYFACDLETLREKLLQVKGIGPETADSIILYAAEKPSFVVDAYTVRILRRHDLVWEEADYHEIRELFMDSLPEDTALYNEYHALIVKTAKEFCLKNNPRCEECPLKGI